A region of uncultured Carboxylicivirga sp. DNA encodes the following proteins:
- a CDS encoding bifunctional riboflavin kinase/FAD synthetase: MKVHSDLSTFKATRPVVTIGMFDGVHTGHRKLLAQLVEKAKVAKGEAVVITFWPHPRMVLNQDKESLRFLTSPEERTILFSQLGIDHLLLIPFTKELANLTSEEFINEFLVQKIGIFHLLMGYNHRFGKDRESRFEKYTELAEKYNFGISQVEAVETAGLKTSSTDIRNHLLDGNIEKANQILGYPYLLSGRVMGGQQLGRRIGYPTANIEVNESFKLIPPDGVYACSVHVEGKRFGGMLNIGFRPTVNHNVDHRSLEVHIFDFHRDIYSEEIQIEFIQRVRDEMKFENVDALINQLKKDEQTIRSIVNKTETL, from the coding sequence GTGAAAGTCCATTCTGATTTATCCACATTTAAAGCAACTAGGCCAGTTGTAACTATTGGTATGTTCGACGGAGTGCATACAGGGCATCGTAAGTTGCTGGCTCAGCTAGTTGAAAAAGCAAAGGTCGCAAAGGGTGAAGCAGTGGTAATTACTTTTTGGCCTCATCCAAGAATGGTATTAAACCAGGATAAAGAAAGTCTTCGCTTTTTAACTTCACCCGAGGAACGCACTATTCTGTTTAGCCAGTTAGGGATAGATCACCTGCTTTTAATTCCGTTTACAAAGGAACTGGCGAATCTTACTTCCGAAGAATTTATCAATGAGTTTTTGGTCCAGAAAATTGGGATATTTCACCTTTTAATGGGTTATAACCATCGTTTTGGAAAAGATCGCGAATCAAGATTTGAAAAATATACCGAATTAGCTGAGAAATATAACTTTGGTATTTCTCAGGTTGAGGCTGTTGAAACAGCAGGTTTAAAAACCAGTTCAACTGATATTCGTAATCATTTATTGGATGGAAATATCGAAAAAGCCAACCAGATACTTGGTTATCCATATCTGTTAAGTGGTCGTGTGATGGGAGGTCAGCAGTTGGGAAGGCGGATTGGTTATCCTACAGCCAATATTGAAGTCAACGAATCGTTTAAACTAATACCGCCCGACGGTGTTTATGCTTGTTCGGTGCATGTTGAAGGTAAGCGATTTGGAGGAATGCTTAATATAGGTTTTCGTCCTACGGTCAATCATAACGTAGATCATCGCTCTCTGGAAGTGCATATTTTTGATTTTCATCGTGATATTTATTCTGAGGAGATTCAGATTGAATTTATTCAAAGGGTTCGTGATGAAATGAAGTTTGAAAATGTTGATGCCCTCATCAATCAGTTAAAAAAGGATGAACAAACCATCCGGTCAATTGTAAATAAAACGGAGACTTTATAA
- the ahcY gene encoding adenosylhomocysteinase codes for MADLVKDKVDFKVADLSQADYGRKEIEIAEKEMPGLMALREKYGKEKPLKGAKVMGSLHMTIQTAVLIETLVDLGASVRWCSCNIYSTQDHAAAAIAKAGVPVFAWKGETLKEYWWCTERALDFGNGQGPDLIVDDGGDATLMIHKGAQALNDASFLDADYSNEGEDYKELIAIVKSTFEADPQRWSNVAKGLKGVSEETTTGVHRLYQMMEKGELLFPAINVNDSVTKSKFDNLYGCRESLADGIKRGTDVMVAGKTVVVCGYGDVGKGCAQSMRGFGARVIVTEIDPICALQAAMEGYEVSTVEDALAEGDIYVTTTGNKDVIRIEHLEAMKDQAIVCNIGHFDNEIQVEKLEKFPGIEEINIKPQVDMFRFPDGHAIILLSRGRLVNLGNATGHPSFVMSNSFTNQTLAQLELWQNDYEVGVYTLPKHLDEEVARLHLGKLGVKLTRLTDEQAAYLGISADGPFKPEHYRY; via the coding sequence ATGGCAGATTTAGTAAAAGATAAAGTTGACTTTAAGGTTGCTGACCTTAGTCAGGCCGATTATGGTCGTAAAGAAATTGAAATAGCAGAGAAGGAGATGCCAGGATTGATGGCTCTTCGTGAGAAGTACGGTAAAGAAAAGCCTTTGAAGGGAGCAAAAGTGATGGGGTCGTTACATATGACCATTCAGACCGCTGTTCTTATCGAGACTTTAGTTGATTTAGGTGCATCGGTAAGATGGTGTAGCTGTAATATATATAGTACTCAGGATCATGCTGCTGCTGCCATCGCTAAGGCCGGAGTCCCTGTTTTTGCCTGGAAAGGTGAAACATTAAAAGAGTACTGGTGGTGTACCGAGCGTGCTTTGGATTTTGGAAACGGACAAGGACCTGATTTGATTGTTGATGATGGTGGTGATGCTACATTGATGATTCATAAAGGTGCTCAGGCTTTAAATGATGCTTCTTTCCTTGATGCTGATTACAGCAATGAAGGTGAAGATTACAAAGAATTAATCGCTATTGTAAAAAGTACATTCGAAGCTGATCCTCAACGTTGGTCAAATGTTGCCAAGGGGCTAAAAGGAGTAAGTGAAGAAACGACTACAGGTGTTCACCGTTTGTATCAGATGATGGAAAAAGGTGAGTTACTTTTCCCTGCTATCAATGTTAATGACTCTGTTACAAAATCGAAGTTTGATAACTTGTATGGTTGTCGCGAGAGTTTGGCTGATGGAATCAAACGTGGCACAGATGTTATGGTAGCCGGTAAAACAGTTGTTGTTTGTGGTTACGGTGATGTAGGAAAAGGTTGTGCACAAAGTATGCGTGGTTTTGGAGCACGTGTTATTGTTACCGAGATTGATCCGATTTGTGCTTTGCAGGCTGCTATGGAAGGGTATGAAGTTTCAACTGTTGAAGATGCATTGGCTGAAGGCGATATCTACGTTACTACAACAGGAAATAAAGATGTGATTCGTATTGAGCATCTGGAAGCTATGAAGGATCAGGCTATCGTTTGTAATATAGGTCACTTCGATAACGAAATTCAGGTTGAGAAGCTTGAGAAGTTCCCTGGAATTGAAGAGATCAATATAAAGCCTCAGGTTGACATGTTCCGCTTCCCTGATGGACACGCAATTATTTTATTGTCACGTGGTCGTTTGGTGAATCTAGGTAATGCCACTGGTCACCCAAGTTTTGTTATGAGTAACTCATTTACAAACCAAACATTGGCCCAATTGGAATTGTGGCAAAATGATTATGAAGTAGGGGTTTATACACTTCCTAAACATTTAGATGAGGAGGTAGCTCGTTTGCACCTTGGTAAATTAGGTGTTAAATTAACTCGATTAACTGATGAACAGGCTGCCTATTTGGGAATAAGTGCTGATGGACCATTCAAACCTGAACATTACAGATACTAA
- a CDS encoding Rieske 2Fe-2S domain-containing protein, whose product MRKFWIVGIMLLISIACNNDRYNPIPNISFYGTINLELPQYNYTSFVVKYAGNVKLGHNGVVVLKLSNSNYDISAFDLMCPHDHDAPGYFYTELETNGDLEVVCPQCNSHFNLAANGSPTEGPAQFTLRQYQTNLNGNYLTISN is encoded by the coding sequence ATGAGAAAGTTCTGGATAGTTGGGATCATGTTATTGATTTCTATCGCATGCAACAATGACCGTTATAATCCCATTCCAAATATTTCGTTTTACGGAACCATTAATCTTGAATTACCACAATATAACTACACCTCATTTGTAGTTAAATATGCTGGCAATGTTAAATTAGGTCATAATGGAGTTGTTGTATTAAAACTTTCGAATTCGAACTACGATATTTCTGCTTTTGATTTGATGTGTCCGCATGACCATGATGCTCCGGGATACTTTTACACCGAATTGGAAACCAATGGTGACCTTGAAGTAGTTTGCCCTCAATGCAATTCACACTTTAACCTTGCTGCTAATGGTTCACCTACTGAAGGTCCTGCCCAGTTTACATTGAGGCAATACCAAACGAACTTAAATGGCAACTACCTCACTATCTCCAACTAG
- the greA gene encoding transcription elongation factor GreA: MSIQYVTESGLKKLREELHHMETVERPSISRQIAEARDKGDLSENAEYDAAKEAQGLLEMRIAKLKDTIANSRILDESKLDTSKVQLLNKVKIKNLKNNATMTYTLVPESEANLKEGKISIETPIAKGLLGKKVGDQVDIQVPSGMMTFEVIEISL; encoded by the coding sequence ATGTCAATACAATATGTAACCGAATCAGGTTTAAAGAAACTTAGGGAAGAGTTGCACCATATGGAAACTGTTGAACGTCCATCTATCTCAAGGCAGATTGCTGAAGCCAGAGATAAAGGTGATTTGTCGGAGAATGCAGAATATGATGCAGCCAAAGAGGCACAGGGATTATTAGAAATGCGAATTGCAAAACTGAAAGATACCATTGCAAACAGTCGTATTCTGGACGAATCAAAACTGGATACCTCAAAGGTTCAGCTTTTGAATAAGGTTAAAATAAAGAACCTTAAGAATAATGCTACCATGACGTACACCTTGGTTCCTGAAAGTGAAGCAAATCTTAAGGAAGGTAAAATTTCAATTGAGACACCTATTGCTAAAGGATTGCTTGGTAAGAAAGTTGGAGATCAGGTTGATATTCAGGTTCCTTCAGGTATGATGACTTTTGAAGTGATTGAAATTTCATTGTAA
- a CDS encoding HIT family protein translates to MPTIFTRIVNGEIPCYKIAEDDRFFAFLDINPLSEGHTLVIPKQETDYLFDLEDELLADMTVFAKKIALAQKKVIECKRVGVAVLGLEVPHAHIHLVPLQAETDLSFSKPKLKYSQEEFVAIAEKIKGAL, encoded by the coding sequence ATGCCAACCATTTTCACACGCATCGTTAACGGAGAAATTCCTTGCTACAAGATAGCTGAGGATGATCGTTTTTTTGCTTTTTTAGATATCAATCCATTGTCCGAAGGACATACGTTGGTTATTCCAAAGCAGGAAACTGATTATTTGTTTGATTTGGAAGATGAACTATTAGCTGATATGACGGTGTTTGCTAAAAAGATTGCATTGGCTCAGAAAAAGGTGATTGAATGTAAGCGTGTTGGTGTGGCAGTATTAGGCCTGGAAGTGCCTCATGCGCACATACATCTTGTTCCATTGCAGGCGGAAACAGATCTTAGTTTCTCAAAGCCTAAACTAAAATATTCGCAAGAAGAATTTGTTGCAATTGCAGAGAAGATAAAAGGAGCCTTATAA
- the ruvC gene encoding crossover junction endodeoxyribonuclease RuvC: MPQERIILGIDPGTTVMGYGVIKVEGKSAHLVTLGVLELHKYTDHYLKLQKIFERVVGLVDSYHPDELAIEAPFYGKNVQSMLKLGRAQGVAMAAALSRSVPIFEYAPLKIKQAITGNGRASKEQVAILLKQMLKLKEIPEYLDATDGLAAAYCHFLQNQKLQLTGGVKSWKEFINKNPGRIKK, encoded by the coding sequence TTGCCACAAGAACGAATCATATTAGGCATTGACCCGGGAACTACCGTAATGGGTTACGGAGTCATTAAAGTTGAAGGTAAATCAGCACATCTTGTAACTTTGGGAGTTCTTGAGCTACATAAATACACTGATCACTATCTGAAACTTCAAAAAATTTTTGAACGCGTCGTTGGACTGGTTGACAGTTATCACCCCGATGAACTAGCCATTGAAGCACCTTTCTATGGCAAAAATGTTCAATCGATGCTCAAACTTGGGCGTGCACAAGGAGTTGCAATGGCAGCCGCATTATCACGATCGGTGCCTATCTTTGAATATGCTCCACTTAAAATTAAACAGGCAATTACCGGTAATGGACGTGCATCAAAAGAACAGGTGGCAATCTTGCTTAAACAAATGCTCAAATTAAAAGAAATACCCGAATATCTGGATGCAACTGATGGACTCGCTGCTGCATATTGCCATTTTCTTCAAAATCAGAAGTTACAACTTACAGGTGGTGTCAAAAGCTGGAAAGAATTTATCAACAAAAACCCCGGCAGAATAAAAAAATAG
- a CDS encoding DUF4286 family protein: MFIFNTTFSVQNTAIDTWRTWMDRNYLPTMQDMIQGIRVELYEVMAVVHDDSTNFSCQLLCKSPEELEIINKYNTILMDNLSGHLGEKCLHFSSILKEI, translated from the coding sequence TATTTTTAACACTACTTTTTCTGTACAAAACACAGCCATAGATACCTGGCGTACATGGATGGATAGAAACTATTTACCAACCATGCAAGATATGATTCAAGGGATTCGCGTTGAATTATACGAAGTGATGGCAGTAGTTCATGATGACAGTACGAATTTTTCCTGTCAGCTGCTTTGCAAATCACCAGAGGAGCTTGAAATCATCAATAAATACAATACTATCTTAATGGATAATCTGTCAGGTCATCTTGGAGAGAAGTGTCTTCACTTTAGTTCTATACTAAAAGAAATTTAG